From the Candidozyma auris chromosome 2, complete sequence genome, the window CGCACGACCATTTTCGAACCACCCACCTACCCaacacccgtgcaccatCAACACTTGTTCCCACCGCATTCACCATTATCCAATTCCACTTAACCCAAAACCCCCACAAATTCCAAGCCCAGATCCATGTCTTCTGAGCAAATAACCTTGCGAGAGCGGCAAATATGTATGTATAATCAAGTGCAATGCTCTAAAAAGTTCATATTCTTCCCGATTCGTCCTCAATTCCGAAGCATCTCAAATCAACCCAAAATTCAACCAAATTCATTCAGTTTACTAACATTTTAAGCTGCTCTTGAGCGGATGCTCCATTTGAACAAAGACGGCGCTGCTGACTTGACGTTGGCATCTAAACTGGAAGAAATTGTGTGGAAAGTGCTCGTTATGGACAAAAAATCCCAGGCGGTGATATCGTCAGTTTTACGTGTCAATGACCTTTTACGATGTGGAATCACGGTCCACGCGTTGATTTCCGCCAACAGATCGCCGTTGCCGGACGTTCCCGCTATCTATTTTGTAGAGCCATCGGTGGAAAATGTGACACAAATCATCCACGATTTGCAGAATGACGTCTACGACTCCTTTTATGTAAATTTCACAtccaccatcaacagagagcttttggaagagtttgcaaagaaagtgtCGCTCTGTGGGAAGGGagccaagatcaagcaggTGTACGATCAGTTTGTCAACTTCATTGTCACCGAGCCAAACTTGTTTCTGCTTGACGTGCCCAAAACATTCACCAAATTCAATTCGCCTACAACTTCCGAGGACGCGATACATAAGCTTGCTGACGTCATTGCTGACGGTTTGCTTGCCACGCTTGTGACGATGGGGTGCGTTCCAATCATCAGGTGCCCGAAGAACGGGCCTGCCGAGCTCGTAGCCACTCAATTGGACATGAAATTGCGAGATTACAATACAAATTCGAGAGGAACGGCGTCGTCATTACAACAGCGGCCGGTTTTGATTCTCTTGGACAGAAATATCGATTTGGCCACGATGTTCTCTCACTCGTGGATCTACCAGTGTATGGTCAGTGACGTTTTTGATTTACGCAGAAACACAATCAAATTGGTGAAGTATGACGACAACGGCCTGTCGCATGTCAAAAGCTACGATGTGGATCCCAAAGATTTTTTCTGGAACAAAAACTCCCAGTTACCTTTCCCTGATGTGGTTGAAAACGCCGATTTCGAGTTgaacttgtacaagaaaGATGCACAAGATTTGACCAACAGAACAGGCATCTCCAGCATCAACGACATCAACCCGGACGCTAACACTGACACCTCGTTGATTCAGCAGGCTGTAGAGGCGTTGCCAGAGCTCACGGCAAGAAAGACAACCTTGGACATGCACATGGACGTGCTTGGATcgcttttgaaggagttggaggcGAAGACTCTCGACAAATTCTTCGAGATCGAACAAAGTTTCTCAGACCCCAAAGTTCAAAGCGAgtttcttgaacttttgaGGTCAGACTCAAAGAGAGACAACTCTTTGGATAAACTTCGGAcgtttttgatcttgagcATCTTGGCCGATCTCCCTGAGTCGTACTCGCAACAGTGTGAGCGCACGTTGACAGAGAAGTACCCAGATCTCGACATGGGCGCATTGAAATACATTCGTAAGTTCA encodes:
- a CDS encoding syntaxin-binding protein; protein product: MSSEQITLRERQISALERMLHLNKDGAADLTLASKSEEIVWKVLVMDKKSQAVISSVLRVNDLLRCGITVHALISANRSPLPDVPAIYFVEPSVENVTQIIHDLQNDVYDSFYVNFTSTINRELLEEFAKKVSLCGKGAKIKQVYDQFVNFIVTEPNLFSLDVPKTFTKFNSPTTSEDAIHKLADVIADGLLATLVTMGCVPIIRCPKNGPAELVATQLDMKLRDYNTNSRGTASSLQQRPVLILLDRNIDLATMFSHSWIYQCMVSDVFDLRRNTIKLVKYDDNGSSHVKSYDVDPKDFFWNKNSQLPFPDVVENADFELNLYKKDAQDLTNRTGISSINDINPDANTDTSLIQQAVEALPELTARKTTLDMHMDVLGSLLKELEAKTLDKFFEIEQSFSDPKVQSEFLELLRSDSKRDNSLDKLRTFLILSILADLPESYSQQCERTLTEKYPDLDMGALKYIRKFKQMTKLSQNASLNEQSSLKHNLGETNNSALFNGLSSKLYGFTEGKLSGGISSLASGLKKLLPEKKNLPITNIAEAIMDPANASNNSMHITDDYLYLDPKSRGGHSKPPKRQSYEEGIVFVVGGGNYLEYQNLSEWANVPNRTKKNIIYGSTDIVTARDFINEASELGRLE